The proteins below are encoded in one region of Haladaptatus sp. R4:
- a CDS encoding DUF5804 family protein: MTRVLLVGSEEVELRAELFSRETARDALGTYQLREPYRNCLELETISVGSATSLLNDLNWYLVRFVDEALVLDPSVSDEEWLSRKLAARVRDREVEPAETDPLLKVYGVVEDEFGAELVEPMYVARTVDGVPEYDLRDVDDTVVVRVTEEEFRS, translated from the coding sequence GTGACCCGTGTCCTGCTCGTCGGTTCGGAGGAAGTCGAATTGCGCGCCGAACTGTTCTCCAGGGAGACGGCGCGCGACGCGCTCGGGACCTACCAACTCCGCGAACCGTATCGCAACTGCCTCGAACTGGAGACCATCAGCGTCGGCTCGGCGACGTCGCTGTTGAACGACCTGAACTGGTACCTGGTTCGGTTCGTCGACGAGGCGCTCGTGCTCGACCCGAGCGTGAGCGACGAGGAGTGGCTCTCCCGAAAGCTCGCCGCTCGGGTGCGCGACCGCGAAGTCGAACCGGCCGAAACGGACCCGCTCCTGAAGGTGTACGGCGTCGTGGAGGACGAGTTCGGCGCAGAACTCGTCGAACCGATGTACGTCGCCCGAACCGTCGATGGCGTCCCCGAATACGATTTGCGCGACGTGGACGACACCGTGGTCGTCCGCGTGACCGAAGAAGAATTCCGCTCGTAG
- a CDS encoding helix-turn-helix transcriptional regulator, with amino-acid sequence MTETEPEPQTADELPETVETELDTGLDAETEFEDDSEPELVLESDAEEVDPTDAFGVLGNEVRMAALRALLDAEADGEDTLAFSDLFEASPADNTAGFSYHLRQLAEHFVRKTDGGYTLTYAGREIARAIRAGTYTDSVDFDPIRIGDPCPFCGKEELEAHGEDNYVVVECRACERPTLTLPFPPGGHRAHDPDGLLTAFDRHHRHRLSLMADGVCPECSAPANAHVEYHDAENDEADHRRPQVQFDCERCGCRLRSPVTLAVLEHPAVISFYHRHGIDIRERPVWNVGEEWREAVVSEDPWCVRVSTAVDGDVLSLFVASNLEVVTVRETGQTAS; translated from the coding sequence ATGACCGAAACCGAGCCGGAACCCCAGACGGCGGACGAACTGCCGGAGACAGTCGAAACCGAACTCGATACCGGACTCGATGCCGAAACCGAGTTCGAAGATGATTCCGAACCCGAACTCGTCCTCGAATCCGACGCGGAGGAAGTGGACCCGACGGACGCCTTCGGCGTCCTCGGCAACGAGGTTCGGATGGCCGCGCTCCGCGCGCTGCTCGACGCCGAGGCGGACGGCGAGGACACGCTGGCGTTCTCGGACCTGTTCGAGGCGTCGCCAGCCGACAATACGGCTGGCTTTTCGTACCACCTGCGACAGTTGGCCGAGCACTTCGTCCGGAAGACGGACGGCGGATACACCTTGACCTACGCCGGGCGGGAAATCGCGCGGGCGATTCGCGCCGGGACGTACACCGATAGCGTGGATTTCGACCCGATTCGGATCGGCGACCCGTGCCCGTTCTGCGGCAAAGAGGAACTGGAAGCCCACGGCGAGGACAACTACGTCGTCGTCGAATGCCGGGCCTGCGAACGCCCGACGCTCACGTTACCGTTTCCGCCCGGTGGCCACCGCGCCCACGACCCCGACGGCCTGCTGACGGCGTTCGACCGGCACCACCGCCACCGCCTGTCGCTCATGGCCGACGGCGTCTGCCCGGAGTGCAGTGCCCCGGCGAACGCACACGTGGAGTATCACGATGCAGAAAACGACGAAGCCGACCACCGCCGCCCGCAGGTCCAGTTCGACTGCGAGCGCTGTGGCTGTCGGCTTCGCTCGCCGGTCACGCTCGCGGTGCTGGAGCATCCGGCGGTCATCTCGTTCTACCACCGCCACGGCATCGACATCCGGGAGCGCCCCGTCTGGAACGTCGGCGAGGAGTGGCGCGAAGCAGTCGTCTCGGAGGACCCGTGGTGCGTTCGGGTTTCGACGGCGGTGGACGGCGACGTGCTGTCGCTGTTCGTCGCCTCGAATCTGGAGGTCGTGACGGTGCGCGAAACGGGGCAGACCGCGTCCTGA
- a CDS encoding helix-turn-helix domain-containing protein produces MTNARRTLAEQIAGEITLSDDPGATLRKWRTDFDVSQTALADHLDVSSSVISDYESGRRENPGIGVVRRTVTALLDIDERRGGDRIRQYARVLSAGFDSTIVNDLREYPTSIPLADFYDEINATELASGTTSSITGHTVIDSIEAITRLSSEEFYRLYGQSTNRALVFTNVTRGESPLVAMRVVTPTPNAVVLHGIDADELWDYAPKMAQLDGFSLAVTNCEKETMLDAMRDFAP; encoded by the coding sequence ATGACAAACGCGCGCCGGACGCTCGCCGAGCAGATTGCGGGCGAGATAACGCTGAGTGACGACCCCGGAGCGACGCTTCGCAAGTGGCGAACCGACTTCGACGTGTCCCAGACCGCACTCGCCGACCATCTCGACGTCTCGTCGTCGGTCATCTCCGATTACGAGAGCGGGCGGCGCGAGAATCCGGGTATCGGCGTCGTCCGCCGCACCGTCACGGCACTGCTCGACATCGACGAACGCCGCGGCGGCGACCGTATCCGACAGTACGCCCGCGTCCTGTCGGCGGGATTCGACAGCACCATCGTCAACGATTTGCGCGAATACCCGACGAGCATCCCGCTCGCCGACTTCTACGACGAAATCAACGCGACGGAACTCGCGTCGGGGACGACGTCGAGCATCACGGGCCACACCGTCATCGACAGTATCGAAGCCATCACCCGCCTCTCCAGCGAGGAGTTCTATCGACTGTACGGGCAGAGCACGAACCGTGCACTCGTCTTCACGAACGTCACGCGCGGGGAATCGCCGCTGGTCGCCATGCGCGTCGTCACTCCGACGCCGAACGCCGTCGTCCTCCACGGTATCGACGCGGACGAGTTGTGGGATTACGCGCCGAAGATGGCCCAACTGGACGGCTTCTCGCTCGCCGTCACGAACTGTGAGAAGGAAACCATGTTGGACGCCATGCGCGACTTCGCCCCGTAA
- a CDS encoding NADP-dependent malic enzyme gives MGLDEDSLDYHRSDPPGKIEISTTKPTNTQRDLSLAYSPGVAAPCEAIADDAGDAYSYTAKGNLVGVVSNGSAVLGLGDIGAQASKPVMEGKGVLFKRFADIDVFDIELDQQNPGDIVRTVSAMEPTFGGINLEDIKAPECFEIEERLREEMDIPVFHDDQHGTAIISGAALINAAEITDKNLEDLKIVFSGAGASAIASARFYVSLGAKKENIIMCDSTGIITENRVQKGDVNEFKTEFARDIPEGDLASAMDGADMFVGLSVGGIVSQEMVQSMADNPFVFAMANPDPEIGYEDAKNARDDTVIVATGRSDYPNMVNNVLGFPFIFRGALDVRASDINERMKVAAARALAELAKKDVPDAVVKAYGDQPLQFGPDYIIPKPLDPRVLFEVAPAVAEAAMETGVARSELDVDEYVETLEARLGKSREMMRVVLNKAKSDPKCVALSEGTDRKMIRAAYQMREEGIANPVLIGDRAEIEANVEDLGLDFEPEVADPENGDYDGYADRLYELRGRKGVTRNEAAELIEKDSNYFGSVMVEQGDADAMLTGLTHHYPSALRPPLQVISTAPDVEYAAGVYMLTFKNRVVFCADTTVNQAPDEDVLAEVTKQTAKLARRFNVEPRAALLSYSNFGSVTNEGTRKPRDASKILRDDPDVDFPVDGEMQADTAVVEEILNGTYEFSELDEPANVLVFPNLEAGNIGYKLLQRLGGAEAIGPMLVGMDKPVHVLQRGDEVKDIVNLAGVAVVDAQKE, from the coding sequence ATGGGACTCGACGAGGATTCACTCGATTACCACCGGAGCGACCCCCCGGGAAAGATAGAGATTTCGACGACGAAGCCGACGAACACACAACGTGACCTGAGTCTCGCCTACTCTCCCGGCGTCGCCGCGCCGTGTGAGGCGATAGCGGACGACGCGGGGGATGCGTACTCCTACACCGCGAAGGGGAACCTCGTTGGGGTCGTCTCGAACGGCAGTGCCGTTCTCGGTCTCGGTGACATCGGCGCACAGGCGTCGAAACCCGTGATGGAAGGGAAGGGCGTCCTGTTCAAACGATTCGCCGACATCGACGTGTTCGACATCGAACTCGATCAGCAGAACCCCGGCGACATCGTTCGAACCGTGAGCGCGATGGAACCCACGTTCGGGGGCATCAACCTTGAGGACATCAAAGCGCCCGAGTGCTTCGAGATCGAGGAGCGCCTCCGCGAGGAGATGGACATCCCCGTCTTCCACGACGACCAGCACGGCACCGCCATCATCAGCGGGGCCGCCCTCATCAACGCCGCAGAAATCACGGACAAGAACCTGGAAGACCTGAAGATAGTCTTCTCCGGCGCTGGCGCGAGCGCCATCGCTTCGGCCCGGTTTTACGTCTCGCTCGGGGCGAAGAAGGAGAACATCATCATGTGTGACTCCACGGGCATCATCACGGAGAACCGCGTCCAGAAGGGCGACGTGAACGAGTTCAAGACCGAATTCGCCCGCGACATTCCGGAGGGCGATCTTGCAAGCGCGATGGACGGCGCGGACATGTTCGTCGGCCTCTCGGTCGGCGGCATCGTCAGCCAGGAGATGGTGCAGTCGATGGCCGACAACCCGTTCGTCTTCGCCATGGCCAACCCGGACCCGGAAATCGGCTACGAGGATGCCAAGAACGCCCGCGACGACACGGTCATCGTGGCGACCGGCCGCTCGGACTACCCGAACATGGTCAACAACGTGCTCGGATTCCCGTTCATCTTCCGCGGCGCGCTCGACGTGCGCGCGAGCGACATCAACGAGCGAATGAAAGTCGCCGCCGCACGCGCGCTGGCGGAACTGGCCAAGAAGGACGTTCCGGACGCCGTCGTCAAAGCCTACGGCGACCAACCGCTTCAGTTCGGCCCGGATTACATCATCCCGAAACCGCTCGACCCGCGCGTGCTGTTCGAGGTCGCACCCGCAGTCGCGGAAGCGGCCATGGAAACCGGCGTGGCCCGCAGCGAACTCGACGTCGACGAGTACGTCGAGACGCTCGAAGCGCGCCTCGGCAAGTCCCGCGAGATGATGCGCGTGGTCCTGAACAAGGCCAAGAGCGACCCCAAGTGCGTCGCGCTCTCGGAAGGCACGGACAGGAAGATGATCCGCGCCGCCTACCAGATGCGCGAGGAGGGTATCGCCAACCCCGTTCTCATCGGCGACCGCGCGGAAATCGAGGCGAACGTCGAGGACCTCGGCCTCGACTTCGAACCCGAAGTCGCTGACCCCGAGAACGGCGACTACGACGGCTACGCCGACCGATTGTACGAACTGCGCGGGCGGAAGGGCGTCACTCGAAACGAGGCGGCTGAACTCATCGAAAAGGATTCGAACTACTTCGGCAGCGTGATGGTCGAACAGGGCGACGCCGACGCCATGCTGACGGGACTGACACACCACTACCCGTCCGCACTGCGCCCGCCCCTCCAGGTCATCAGCACTGCGCCGGACGTGGAGTACGCCGCCGGTGTGTACATGCTCACGTTCAAGAATCGGGTCGTGTTCTGCGCCGACACGACGGTGAATCAGGCACCCGACGAGGACGTGCTGGCCGAAGTCACGAAGCAGACCGCCAAACTCGCACGCCGGTTCAACGTCGAACCGCGGGCCGCGCTGCTCTCGTACTCCAACTTCGGCAGCGTGACCAACGAGGGAACGCGCAAACCGCGCGACGCCTCCAAGATCCTGCGCGACGACCCCGACGTGGACTTCCCGGTCGATGGCGAGATGCAGGCCGACACGGCCGTCGTCGAGGAGATACTCAACGGCACCTACGAGTTCTCCGAGTTGGACGAACCCGCGAACGTCCTCGTCTTCCCCAACCTCGAAGCGGGCAACATCGGCTACAAACTCCTCCAGCGCCTCGGCGGCGCGGAGGCCATCGGCCCGATGCTCGTCGGCATGGACAAACCCGTCCACGTCCTCCAGCGCGGCGACGAAGTCAAGGACATCGTGAACTTGGCTGGCGTTGCCGTCGTGGATGCACAGAAGGAATAG
- a CDS encoding cyclic nucleotide-binding/CBS domain-containing protein, translated as MSNNDRKQVRDMMSTPLMTVSKDATITEAAKVMRDNEISALVVTTSPRAIISSSDVLEVAADGLDPTQVTVGDVMTTDVETVTPDLYMEEVAAMMTTYGIKHLPVVDDEYVGMVSSTDVTTLLS; from the coding sequence ATGAGCAATAACGACAGAAAACAAGTCAGAGATATGATGTCGACGCCGCTGATGACGGTATCGAAGGACGCGACGATCACCGAGGCCGCGAAAGTGATGCGCGACAACGAAATCAGCGCGCTCGTGGTGACGACCTCCCCCCGAGCGATCATCAGTAGCTCCGACGTGCTGGAAGTCGCTGCTGACGGTCTGGACCCCACGCAAGTAACGGTCGGGGATGTGATGACGACGGATGTCGAGACGGTCACGCCCGACCTCTACATGGAGGAAGTCGCCGCGATGATGACCACGTACGGAATCAAACACCTCCCCGTCGTCGATGACGAGTACGTTGGGATGGTCTCGTCCACCGACGTGACCACCCTTCTCTCCTGA
- a CDS encoding GNAT family N-acetyltransferase, whose translation MEIRPYEPSDADEFWALKRAFELGLGSGTGGDNKADLYEGKLTDEYRERYLDWVAWCVNRDGRCVTVADAGDELAGYVFVLPDELAFIWDAAILNEVFVRPDHRGTGVADELMDAAVALADDQNLPLDRLVLDVDRENDRAGAFYERHGFDHWGEMVAKEL comes from the coding sequence ATGGAAATTCGACCGTACGAACCGAGCGACGCCGACGAATTTTGGGCGCTGAAACGGGCGTTCGAACTCGGTCTCGGGAGCGGAACCGGCGGCGACAACAAGGCCGACCTGTACGAGGGGAAACTGACCGACGAATACCGCGAGCGCTACCTCGATTGGGTCGCGTGGTGCGTGAATCGGGACGGACGCTGTGTGACGGTCGCCGACGCGGGCGACGAACTGGCGGGCTACGTCTTCGTCCTCCCGGACGAACTGGCGTTCATCTGGGACGCCGCCATCCTGAACGAGGTCTTCGTCCGTCCGGACCACCGCGGAACGGGCGTCGCCGACGAGTTGATGGACGCCGCCGTCGCGCTCGCCGACGACCAGAACCTCCCGCTCGACCGCCTCGTCCTCGACGTGGACCGCGAAAACGACCGCGCCGGGGCGTTCTACGAGCGCCACGGGTTCGACCACTGGGGAGAGATGGTCGCCAAAGAGTTGTAG
- a CDS encoding metal-dependent hydrolase has protein sequence MPSTVVHVAVGALLATSLLAEHFDTRAAVVVLAAAAFPDLDTLLGLWIQGGHRAILHNLLLPTAIGIVLLADLVGENRIEQRWGPYGVRVAWVALVAYVGAGIGLDLFTNGVNVFYPIHDQFYSVSGKLSFSNKHGIIDTFLQPETHGTTHTTHYDTGFDLAQGPDPSNEERMFPIVRSGRQLLLGAMSFGILGFRIWESRKK, from the coding sequence ATGCCATCGACGGTGGTACACGTCGCGGTGGGGGCCCTACTCGCCACGTCGCTGCTTGCCGAACACTTCGACACGCGGGCGGCCGTGGTGGTGCTTGCTGCCGCCGCGTTTCCGGACCTCGACACGCTGCTGGGACTGTGGATTCAGGGGGGACATCGGGCGATCCTTCACAACCTCCTCCTCCCGACAGCGATCGGAATCGTCCTGCTCGCCGACCTCGTCGGGGAGAACAGAATCGAACAGCGATGGGGACCGTACGGCGTTCGTGTCGCGTGGGTCGCACTCGTCGCCTACGTCGGCGCGGGAATCGGACTCGATCTGTTCACGAACGGCGTGAACGTCTTTTACCCGATCCACGACCAGTTCTACAGCGTCTCCGGAAAGCTCAGTTTCTCGAACAAACACGGAATCATCGACACGTTCCTCCAACCGGAAACCCACGGAACGACGCACACGACTCACTACGATACCGGCTTCGACCTCGCGCAGGGACCCGACCCGAGCAACGAGGAGCGGATGTTCCCCATCGTCCGAAGCGGGCGGCAGTTGCTCCTCGGCGCGATGAGTTTCGGCATCCTCGGCTTTCGAATCTGGGAATCGCGTAAGAAGTAA
- a CDS encoding thioredoxin family protein, translating into MESTVPNPDWDASEHSETIDAFESGAGELVYRVWGADWCGDCRSRLPDFFAALDAAGIEEDRIHVYEVDDDKNGELTEEYDVTLIPTVVVERADEEIARFEEKEDVPAADYLARELLASDALA; encoded by the coding sequence ATGGAATCGACAGTACCGAACCCCGACTGGGATGCGAGCGAGCACAGCGAGACGATAGACGCCTTCGAATCCGGCGCCGGTGAACTCGTCTATCGCGTCTGGGGTGCCGACTGGTGTGGCGACTGCCGGTCGCGCCTCCCGGACTTCTTCGCCGCGCTGGACGCGGCGGGCATCGAAGAGGACAGGATTCACGTCTACGAGGTCGACGACGACAAGAACGGCGAACTCACCGAGGAGTACGACGTGACGCTCATTCCGACGGTCGTGGTGGAACGCGCCGACGAGGAAATCGCCCGCTTCGAGGAGAAAGAAGACGTCCCCGCCGCCGACTACCTCGCCCGCGAACTGCTCGCGAGCGACGCGTTGGCCTGA
- a CDS encoding proteasome subunit beta: MSDTIVKTGTTTVALTTDEGVLLAADRRASLGGRFVSNKNVQKVQAVHPTAALTMAGGVGSLQAFIRTLRAEASLYETRRDTSIDMAALSTLAGNLLRSGPYRADQPTLGGVDATGAHIYSLDPAGGVMEDDYIAAGSGMQLAYGVLEREYDPDLSLEGTRRVAANAVESAVQRDTASGNGVTIATVTSDGVEIESYDEFAEITEVAA, translated from the coding sequence ATGTCCGATACCATAGTGAAGACCGGTACGACGACGGTTGCGTTGACGACCGACGAGGGCGTCCTCCTCGCCGCGGACCGCCGGGCCAGCCTCGGCGGTCGTTTCGTCTCCAACAAGAACGTCCAGAAAGTGCAGGCCGTTCACCCGACGGCTGCGCTGACGATGGCGGGCGGCGTCGGCAGTTTGCAGGCGTTCATCCGCACGCTCCGCGCCGAAGCCTCCCTGTACGAAACGCGCCGGGATACGTCGATCGACATGGCCGCGCTCTCGACGCTCGCCGGGAACCTCCTTCGCAGCGGTCCCTACCGCGCCGACCAACCGACGCTCGGCGGCGTCGATGCGACCGGAGCGCACATCTACAGCCTCGACCCCGCGGGCGGCGTCATGGAAGACGACTACATCGCCGCCGGAAGCGGAATGCAACTGGCCTACGGTGTTCTCGAACGCGAGTACGACCCCGACCTCTCCCTCGAAGGCACACGGCGCGTCGCGGCCAACGCCGTCGAAAGCGCCGTCCAGCGCGACACCGCCAGCGGCAACGGTGTGACGATTGCCACGGTGACGAGCGACGGCGTGGAAATCGAGTCGTACGACGAGTTCGCGGAGATCACGGAGGTGGCAGCATGA
- a CDS encoding NUDIX hydrolase → MKRADSGEWMVPGGFLDPGEGPERAVVRETKEETNLDVRIRTLVGAHYQPATEHHVNEAVGLVYLCERLGGTLRGSEESSDLGYWHIEDVPVWHRDFHEIAYEARDVWQQ, encoded by the coding sequence ATGAAGCGCGCCGACAGCGGTGAGTGGATGGTCCCAGGCGGGTTCCTCGACCCGGGTGAGGGTCCCGAACGGGCGGTGGTTCGCGAGACGAAAGAGGAGACGAATCTCGATGTTCGAATTCGGACGCTGGTCGGCGCACACTACCAACCAGCGACCGAACACCACGTCAACGAAGCCGTCGGACTCGTCTACCTCTGTGAGCGCTTGGGCGGAACGCTTCGAGGGTCGGAGGAGAGTTCGGACCTCGGGTATTGGCACATCGAGGACGTTCCGGTGTGGCACCGCGATTTTCACGAGATAGCGTACGAAGCACGTGACGTGTGGCAGCAATGA
- a CDS encoding archaeal proteasome endopeptidase complex subunit alpha — protein MNGGQQQAYDRGTNIFSPDGRLYQVEYAREAVRRGSVSVGVRARDGVVLAAKKAVRSPLMEATAIEKLHKIDDHIGVASAGHVADARRLVDFGRRRAQTDRLRYDEPMGIDPFTKAMVDHVQEFTQQGGARPFGAALLIGGVEPRSTDLSSGVTPRDGVEPTTGEDEPPQPRLFETDPSGTFYEWQATAIGAEDGTVREYLEANYDPQGSVQSGIELALSALAESEEGGLSPEEVDVATVAPTYQALGIEERRETLESLDLLDERAS, from the coding sequence ATGAACGGCGGACAACAGCAGGCCTACGACCGCGGGACGAACATCTTCTCGCCCGACGGCCGCCTCTATCAGGTGGAGTACGCCCGCGAAGCGGTTCGTCGGGGAAGCGTCAGCGTCGGCGTCCGCGCACGGGACGGCGTCGTTCTGGCGGCCAAAAAGGCCGTCCGGTCGCCGCTGATGGAGGCGACGGCCATCGAAAAGCTTCACAAAATCGACGACCACATCGGCGTCGCCAGCGCGGGCCACGTCGCCGACGCCCGCCGACTCGTGGACTTCGGCCGCCGCCGCGCTCAGACCGACCGCCTGCGTTACGATGAACCGATGGGAATCGATCCGTTCACCAAGGCGATGGTCGATCACGTGCAGGAGTTCACCCAACAGGGCGGCGCGCGGCCGTTCGGCGCGGCGCTGCTGATTGGCGGCGTCGAACCACGTTCGACGGATTTGTCGAGCGGGGTGACCCCGCGAGACGGTGTCGAACCGACTACCGGCGAGGACGAACCGCCCCAACCGCGGTTGTTCGAGACCGACCCGTCTGGGACGTTCTACGAGTGGCAGGCGACCGCCATCGGCGCGGAAGACGGGACGGTTCGGGAGTACCTCGAAGCCAACTACGACCCACAGGGTTCGGTCCAGTCCGGCATCGAACTCGCGCTGTCGGCGCTCGCGGAATCCGAAGAAGGTGGCCTCTCGCCCGAGGAAGTGGACGTGGCGACGGTCGCGCCGACCTACCAGGCGCTCGGCATCGAGGAGCGTCGGGAGACGCTGGAGTCGTTGGACCTGCTGGACGAACGGGCGTCCTAA
- a CDS encoding NUDIX hydrolase N-terminal domain-containing protein, with protein sequence MKSNLLALLDELRIIGQNGLRYADNHHDERRYGRILDLVAEHYGQTLAVNPDDVRERFAEEVGHITPKIAAGAAILTTTDESC encoded by the coding sequence GTGAAATCGAACCTCCTCGCGCTCTTGGACGAACTCCGAATCATCGGTCAGAACGGGCTTCGATATGCGGATAACCATCACGACGAACGGCGGTACGGTCGAATACTCGACCTGGTCGCGGAACACTACGGCCAAACGCTCGCGGTGAATCCGGACGACGTTCGCGAACGGTTCGCCGAGGAGGTCGGGCATATCACGCCGAAAATCGCGGCCGGTGCCGCGATTTTGACGACGACGGACGAATCCTGTTGA
- the hmgB gene encoding hydroxymethylglutaryl-CoA synthase: MTAVGIDAIEIWTGKLKLDLPETVAPVKDKDPAYYTKGLGLNASSFPDAYEDIVTMGANAAHRLMKRKGLTPDDIGRIDVATESAFDNSKPVSTYIAGCLEQVYDGDFHHANKGERKFACIAGTQSLDDAYNWIKAGRNRGRSALVIATDTALYARGDPGEATQGAGAVAMLISEDPSLVELSTEQGYGSADETDFLKPNQQFPSVDGKRSMQVYLARMREALEDFERAGGETHPGDYVFGPYHTPFPGMVRKAGLFAFRHTIRDTEIEDDLAAEIGHQPREQDYDNREQFEEAISAYMDDLKATEQYQEWYANTIEPTLRISREVGNWYTGSVHIARASALQYAAENDMEMVGKKLLVGSYGSGAQAEIHAETVQDGWDEEIDQLSIDEQIRNRYNLSYDEYEQVHDRHNHDKRVELDDFTEPEDEFVFTGRGEMDERVYEYVE; encoded by the coding sequence ATGACCGCCGTCGGTATCGACGCCATCGAAATTTGGACTGGGAAGCTGAAACTCGACCTCCCGGAGACAGTCGCACCGGTCAAAGACAAGGATCCGGCGTACTACACGAAGGGATTGGGACTGAACGCCAGTTCGTTCCCCGACGCGTACGAGGACATCGTGACGATGGGCGCGAACGCGGCCCATCGACTGATGAAGCGCAAGGGACTGACGCCGGACGACATCGGTCGTATCGACGTCGCCACGGAGAGCGCGTTCGACAACTCCAAGCCCGTCTCGACGTACATCGCGGGCTGTCTCGAACAGGTGTACGACGGCGACTTCCACCACGCCAACAAAGGTGAGCGCAAGTTCGCCTGTATCGCCGGAACCCAGAGTTTGGACGACGCCTACAACTGGATCAAGGCGGGCCGCAACCGCGGGCGCTCCGCGCTCGTCATCGCGACCGACACGGCGCTGTACGCCCGCGGCGACCCCGGCGAGGCCACGCAGGGTGCCGGTGCTGTGGCGATGCTCATCAGCGAGGACCCGTCCCTCGTCGAACTCTCGACCGAACAGGGCTACGGCAGCGCCGACGAAACGGACTTCTTGAAGCCCAACCAGCAGTTCCCCAGCGTGGACGGCAAGCGGTCCATGCAGGTGTACCTCGCCCGCATGCGCGAGGCGCTGGAGGACTTCGAGCGCGCCGGTGGGGAGACCCACCCCGGCGATTACGTCTTCGGTCCGTACCACACGCCGTTCCCCGGAATGGTCCGCAAGGCCGGGTTGTTCGCCTTCCGCCACACGATTCGGGACACGGAAATCGAAGACGACCTCGCTGCCGAAATCGGCCACCAACCCCGCGAGCAGGACTACGACAACCGCGAGCAGTTCGAGGAAGCCATCAGCGCGTACATGGACGACCTCAAGGCGACCGAACAGTACCAGGAGTGGTACGCGAACACCATCGAACCGACGCTGCGCATCTCGCGCGAGGTCGGCAACTGGTACACCGGGTCGGTCCACATCGCCCGCGCCTCGGCGCTCCAGTACGCCGCCGAAAACGACATGGAAATGGTCGGCAAGAAGCTCCTCGTCGGCTCCTACGGGAGCGGCGCACAGGCCGAAATCCACGCCGAAACCGTCCAGGACGGCTGGGATGAGGAAATCGACCAACTCTCCATCGACGAGCAGATTCGGAACCGCTACAACCTCTCCTACGACGAGTACGAGCAGGTCCACGACCGGCACAACCACGACAAGCGCGTCGAACTCGACGACTTCACCGAACCAGAAGACGAGTTCGTCTTCACCGGCCGCGGCGAGATGGACGAGCGCGTCTACGAGTACGTCGAATAA